TATTAGTGACGAAATTTCAGGTCTTAAAATGGAATTTGTTTTTGATGAGAATATCGATTTTTGTCATTATCCTGTTGAGACCATATCTCTGTCTGAAAATGGAATTGAAAGGATTTATCAGGGCACAGAATTTTTATTTATGAATAAAATAGAACTCACAGACAAGAAAAAAATCGGATTCACTATAAATATTGGAGAATGATAAGATGAAAAATATTCAGCGTTATATAATTTTTTCTTTTTTATTCACTGTATGCATTATCTCAACAGCTCTTTCAAAGGAAAATCCGTTTGAACCTTTGAAAAATAGCGCACTTTCTTATTTTAAACCCTTGAAGGGGAAGATAGTGTCTGTAAGCAGTGATGGAACTGTAGCTGATATAGGAACAAGTTCTCAGGCAAAAAAAGGAATGCGCTTTTCTGTTGTAAGAGAGGGCGCTTCATTTCTGCATCCTGTGACCAAAGAACCGATAGGTCTTGTTGAGACTGCAGTGGGAAAGGTAGAGATTAAAGACGTAAGCTCTAATACATCGTCAGTAACTATTCTTAATGGTGATGTTAAGCCTGAAGACAAAATAAGAATATCTGAAACCGGAGTTAAAGCGCTATTTTATCAGAGCGCAAATGTTGATTGGAGCCTTGGCGATGCTTATTTCAGGACACTTAAGGATACAGGAAGGTTTGAGCTTCTCGAGACAGCGATTGAGAGTGACAATCAGGCAGAGATTATAAAAGAGGCTAAGAAGCAGAATGCCGATGTGCTGATTATGCTTGCTGCAAAGGACGCAGGAGGAGATGTAAAGCTCAAACAAAGCCTCTTCTGGGTTGAAGATTCTTCCAAGCTTTCAGAAGATGAAGTAAAAGTTCCGTTGTCATTTATAAAGGATCTTAAATTCGGCGAGGAGATGCTTGGCATTAAAAAAGAAGATGTTGCACGCGAACTGAAACTGCCGGTTGGCGGAAGATTCATACTAGCTGCTGATGTAAATGGAGACAAAAAAACAGAACTGCTTGTCAGCACTGACAGGGATATCCGCATGTATACTCCGGATGGCGAGCTAAGCACTGTTTATAAGATTAAGGGTTCTTATTCTGATGAAAATTTATGGTTTGACAAGATTGACCTTAACAAAAACGGCAGGGATGAGATAATCATCACCTTTTTCAGGTATGACACGGTAGTTTCAAGGATATATGAACTTCAGGAAGACAAGTTTGTTATGCTCTGGGAAGGCAAGGTTTTTTTAAAAGCTATGGGCAATGAACTTTTTGCACAAGAATTTGATCAAGGCGATGGATATAAGGGACCTGTATATCAGATTGTCTGGGATAATGGATACAAAAGAGGCAGTGATGTAAAACTTCCAACTGGTGTAAATATCTATGATTTTGCCTATATAAAAGATGAGGATAAGAAAATGGTTATTGCATATGATGATGCCGGTTATCTGAATCTTTATGATGACAAAGGGCTTAAGCTTTGGCGCAGCAGCGAGGACTATGGAGGTTTTCTGACCAAATTCAAAAGAGCTGTTCCAAATATGTTTATAGACAGAGGAGAATGGTCTATCAAGGATAGAATTTTTGTTTTCAATAAATCAGCTTATGTAATAAGAAGGCTCCCTCTTGTAGGGATGGCCCGTGGAGTTGGATTCAGCAGTTCACAAATAAAAAATCTATGGTTCACAGGCGCTTCCATGGAAGAAAGAACTATTGTGGATTATATATCAGGCAGTGCATTGGATTTTGGGATTGCTGACGATAAAATTGTTGTGCTCGACAGCCCTGCTGTTACTCTTTCCATTAAGAAACTTTTCAAAGGCGAAGGTCTTTACGGGAGCCTGGTTTATATATACTCGCTCAAGGGAAGATAACAGAGAATCAATATCTCTGCTTAAGCTTAATTATGGAGGAAAATAGTTTTGTCAAAAGATAAAATCCCTGGCCATGTGGGAATCATAATGGATGGAAATGGCAGATGGGCGGAATTGCGCGGTCTTCCGAGAATTGAGGGACACAGAAGAGGGGCCGAGAGAGCAAAAGAGACGATCGAGATTGCGCAGGAAATTGGCATAAAGGTTCTGACTCTCTATACTTTTTCGATCGAGAACTGGCAGAGACCCAAAGATGAAATTGATACATTGATGAAGCTGCTCGAAATGTACCTGAGAAAAGAGTTAAGAAAATTTATGGAAAATGGTATTGTGTTCAGGGCGATTGGAGAGATATGGAGGCTTCCAAAAAATATACAATCTCTTGTTTTAGAGACAGAGGAGCTGACTGCTGGGAATAAAGGGATGACTGTTGTTACTGCTTTGAGTTACGGCGGAAGAAATGAGATTATCAGGGCTGCAAAAAAAATTGCAGCTCAAATAAAAAATCCTGATGAAATAACTGAAGAATTATTCGAATCATGTCTTGACACAAAGGGAATCCCTTCGCCTGACCTTATAATACGCACAAGCGGCGAAAGACGAACTAGTAATTTTCTGTTATGGCAGGGAGCATATGCTGAATATTATTTTACGGATACGCTCTGGCCTGATTTTACAAAAGACGAGTTAATGCTTGCTTTACATGATTATCAGATGAGAGAAAGGAGATTCGGCTGTGTCCAAACAAAGACAAGTCCATAATTCATATGCACCATATTAAAAGATTAATCATTGCTTTGATTATTTTGCCTTTGCTTTTTATTTATATTACAAAGCTTCCTGCAATTTATTTTCTGTTCATACTGATGATAGTATCTGCCCTTGCACAGTATGAATTTTATACGATGTACGGCATTAAAGGACTTTTAAGATTCACTGGAATTCTTTTGGGGATGTTAATTCTTTATTTTATTTTTATATTTCAATATTCTCTGGATCCGCAAAAGCCTTTTGTCACTGATCTGGCTGCTATCGGATTTTTAATAGTTGCTGTTATCAGATTGTTTTATAAACGCAAACCCGAGTCTTCTCTTAGGGATATAGCTCCGGTTGTTACTGGTATTGCCTATATACCAGGACTTCTGGGTTTTCAGGTTTACCTGAGAGAACAGGGCTTTGATTGGATAATTTTGCTTTATGGATGTGTATGGGCTTCAGACAGCATGGCTTATCTGCTGGGCAGCACAATAGGCAAGAGAAAGCTTTATTCTGAAATAAGTCCTAATAAAACCATAGCAGGTCTTTTCGGCTCGATACTCGGAGGCGCTATCGGCGCACTTATATTCAAATATGCGCTTGCAGATATGCTGGTTCTCAGTTTTATAAATGCTGTCATACTCGGCATGGTTATCGGCGCAGTATCTGTTATAGGAGATCTAGTTGAATCAATGTTCAAACGTGACGCAGGAGTTAAAGACTCAAGCAGCTTGATCCTGGAACATGGAGGAATGCTTGACAAGTTGGACAGCTCTCTTTTCGCAGCGCCGGCTGTTTATTGGACTGCAATGGCGCTGAGGTTGATATAGTGAAGCGCATTACAATCCTCGGCTCTACAGGATCAATAGGAAAGAATGCCCTTGATGTAGCAGCAAGATACAAAGACAGATTTAAAATTGTTGGGTTGACCGCAAGAAATAACATATCACTTCTCGAAGAGCAGATAAGACAGTTTAAGCCGGAGGTTGTTGCAGTGGCTGATGAAGCCAGCGCTGTTAAGCTGAGGGAAAAACTTGACATGGACATTTTATCAGGTGATGAAGGAATTATTGAGGCTGCATCGCACCCAAAAACTGATTTTGTTCTTTCAGCAATAATAGGTTTTGCAGGACTCATGCCCACGCTTGCTGCTATAAATGCCGGAAAAACAATCGGGCTTGCAAACAAAGAGTCTATGGTAGTAGCAGGCGATATCGTAAAAAACAGCGCAAAAAAATCCGGCTCAAAGATAATCCCTGTTGACAGCGAGCACAGCGCGGTTTTTCAGTGTCTTGAAGGCAGGCATCCTGATTCAGTAAAAAAAATAGTCCTCACAGCATCAGGAGGGCCGTTTCTGGGAAAGGGAAAAAGCGAACTTGAAAAAGTTACGATTGAAGATGCATTAAAGCATCCCAGATGGGAGATGGGCAAAAAAATAACGATCGATTCTGCCACGCTGATGAATAAAGGGCTTGAAGTAATAGAGGCGCATTATCTTTTCGATATTGCTCCGGAAAATATTGATGTTCTCATACATCCACAGAGCATTGTGCACTCAATGGTCGAGTTCAAAGACAGAAGTTATATTGCACAGCTTTCTATTCCTGATATGAGAGGGCCTATTGCATATGCGCTTTCGTATCCTGAGAGACTGAGCGATCCAATGCCAGTGCTTGATTTCAGCAAACTTGATAAACTGACATTTAAGGATCCTGACACAAGTAATTTCCCTTGCCTTACATATGCTTATGAAGCATCAAAACTCGGAGGCACAATGCCTGCTGTTTTGAATGCTTCGAATGAGATTGCTGTAAATTCTTTTTTAAGCAAAATGATAAAATTCACTGACATCCCTTTAGTAATAGAAAAAACAATGAGCAGACATAAGACTGAGACTGTATCAGACCTGAGCATTGTGATGAAGGCTGATGACTGGGCAAGACATCAGGCAAAAGAGATTGTAGATAAACTGATAAAATAGATAATCAGAATTAAGAATAAGGAGATATAAATGTCATTTCTTTCAGCAATAATACTTTTAGGCGTCCTCATTTTCGTGCATGAGTTCGGGCATTTCCTGTTTGCAAAAAAACTCAAGGTAAGAGTTCTGAAGTTTTCGCTTGGGTTTGGCCCCAAGCTGATAGGAAGAAAATTTGGAGAAACAGAATATCTTATCTCCAGCATACCGCTTGGCGGATATGTGAAGATGCTTGGCGAAGAGCCAGGCGAGACTTTAAAAGAAGAAGATAAACCATTTGCCTATAATTACCAGCCTGTATGGAAAAGATTTTTGATAGTGGCTTCAGGTCCGATATTCAATCTTATTTTTGCCGCTGTGCTTTTCTTTTTTGTCTTTCTATCAGGTGTTCCAATGCCGGAGCCTTACATAGGCACTATTGTTAATAACTCTCCTGCTGACAAGGCAGGACTCAGCACAGGCGATAAGGTTATTGAGATTAATAACATCCCTGTTATGAGCTGGTATGAGATAAATGAATCAGTAAGCAAAAGCAAGGGCAATGCACTTGCTTTCAAGATAGAAAGAGAAGGGAAAATAATTGAGCTTAATGTAACGCCTGTTAAAGAAACAGAAAAAAATATATTCGGCGAGAAAATTGATGTCTTTGAAATAGGAACCTCGCCCTTACTCTATTCTTACATCGGGGAAGTTGTGTCAGATTCACCTGCAAAAAAAGCAGGGATCGAAAAAGGCGACAGGGTTATAAGAATTCAAGACACGGATATAAAAACATGGCAGGAAATGACCTCAATAATACATCAAAATCCCGGGAAGCCCTTGAGATTCAAGATAAAAAGAGGAGAACGGATTCTTGATATCATAGTGTCACCAGAGACAAAGACTATAACAGAACCTACAGGCAAGAGAAAAGATATAGGACTGATCGGCATAAAGCCTTTAGCTAATGAGGTAGAGAAAAAATTCGGATTAATAGATTCACTATATCTTGGTTTCAAAAGAACATGGGACATTTGTGTTCTCACACTTGTTGTAATCGTAAAATTGTTCCAGAGAATCATACCTGCTGATACACTTGGCGGTCCTATAATGATACTCCAGATGGCAGGAGAGCAGGCATCGATGGGAGCGATGAGTTTCTTCAGTTTTATGGCAGTAATAAGCATTAACCTTGGAGTGCTTAATCTCCTTCCTATCCCGATACTTGACGGCGGACATCTGATGTTTCTTACTATAGAGGGAATAAGACGCAAACCATTAAGCGAGAAAGTGATAATTATCTGCCAGAAAATAGGCGTAGCTCTTCTCATTACATTAATGATATTTGTACTATATAATGATGTCATAAGAGTAGTAGTTCCTTGGGTAAAAAAACTATTCAGCATATAGTTTGATATATGACAAGACCGGTAAGCTTACAAGCTCAGGTTTCATCAGGCGGAGTGATATCCAGAAATACATCAGGTATTTCTGAGATAGCGCTCATTGCAGTAAAAGGCGGCAATATCTGGTGCCTGCCAAAAGGTATCATTGAAAAAAATGAGAGTCAGGAAAAAGCAGCAGTCAGAGAAGTTCAGGAGGAAACAGGACTTAAAGGAAAAGTCATAGAAAAAATCGGAGAGATATCATACTGGTATTTCATCAAAGATAAAAACATAAGAACAAGAAAAACAGTCCACTTTTTTCTAATGTCATATGTTGATGGAAAAACAGAGGATCACAACTGGGAAGTGGATTCGGCAGAATGGTTTGCGATAGATCAAGCTCTGGAAAAGGTAAGTTACAAAGGCGACAAAGAGATAATAGAAAAAGCAAAAAAGATGCTGGAAGACATAAATTCAAAGAATAAATAACTAGGATTTTTTGAATATAAGCTATTAGGATATATATGGCTAGGATAATATTAAGCTGGGATTCCCTAAAAAAAGAGATTGATGCCGCAAGATCAAAAGGCAGAAAGATTGTCTTTACTAACGGCTGTTTTGATATTATCCATATAGGTCATGTCAGATATTTAAAAGAAGCAAAGACATTCGGCGATGTTCTTGTCATAGGCTTAAACTCTGATAAATCTGTATCCCGCATAAAACCAGGAAGACCTATTAATCCGCAGGATCACAGGGCAGAAGTGCTTGCAGCTTTAGACATGGTTGATTATGTAACTTTGTTTGATGAAGACACTCCATATGAATTAATAAAGATTGTTAAGCCTGATGTTCTTGTCAAAGGCGGGGATTGGAAAAAAGAAGACATTGTCGGCTCTGACATAGCAAAAGAAACCCACAGTCTTCCATATATAAGCGGCATCTCAACAACCGAGATTATCGAAAAGATTAGAAAGCTGTAAAATTAGCCACAATAAATTATTTTGTAGTTTTGGTTTTAGCAATCACTAATGTATTTCAGCGAGTTTGCTCATAGAATAAGAAATATTCCATATACTTCTCATGTATATAACCTCACAGGCTCGTCCATGGCTCTTTTTCTTGCATTGCAAGAAAAACCTTTTGTCATGGTCGAGTCGAACGAAGAGAAGGCAAGAGAGCTTTATCAGGACATTTTGTTTTTCCGTTCAATAAATCCTTCTAATATAAAAAATAATATTTTTTTTCTGCCTGAGCCTGATAACCCTGAGACAACTGGACAAAGAGCAGAGTTGATTTATAATCTCACCAAGTTTGATTCGGTCGTGCTTTCAAAAGATGCACTTAATGCAAATTTATGGACTCCTGATGAATTAGGGGAAGATGCGCTTGTGCTGAATCTCAAATATGAAATCAGTAGAGACTTGTTCGAGAAAAAACTTATAAGGCTTGGTTATAAGCGCGTAGCGCTTGTTGTTGAAAATGGTGAATTCAGTCATAAAGGATGGGTCTTTGATATTTTCCCATCTTCTGCAAAAGACCCGCATCGAATCGAGTTTTTCGGCGATACAATAGAAACAATAAAAACATTTGACGTAAGCACGCAGAAATCCACAGACATTGATAAAGAGCTTGTCATTTTTCCTGCATCAGAACCGGATGAAAACAGCAGATATCAAATAACGGAGAATAGAAATTATTTTTATTCAGATACAGACGGTCTATCAGATGATATCCCTGAGAATGCTGTAATGCTCTCGCAGTTTTCATTCGCAGGTGAAGGGATTGATGCAGGGCTGATTTCAATGGCAGGACATGGGATACTGCATGCTGAGAGAAAGACTGTTTATGAGTTTCCTGATGCTTTAAAAAAGATTTCTGAGAGCAACAATGTTTTGATTGCTGCTTCCTCGCATGGGCAGGCTGAAAGGATAAAGGAGATTCTGTGGGAAAAGGAGATCATAGCTCCGATAATTTCCAAGGAAGACGCAGCAGATTATGAGGGAAATATTCTGATAACAATCGGCGAGCTTTCATCAGGATTTTTTATCAACGATCTTATTGTCTTAACTGAAAAAGAGATCTTTGGCGAAAGACAGCATTTCAGGCCTATAAAAAAATCAAGAGTGTCAGAACTTCTTAATACACTTGATGATATTGAGAAAGGTGATTTTGTTGTTCACAAGGATCACGGCATAGGAAAATTTCTTGGGATTGAAACACATCTGCTTGAGAATTATGAAAGCGATGTCATGATTATTGAATATTCAGGAGGCGACAGACTGTATCTGCCTCTTTACGGAATCGAGAAGATAAAAAAATATCATGCTGAAGAAGATATTTTCCCCAAAATTGATAGGCTCGGAGGCATAACATGGGCGAGGACAAAGGAAAGAGTCAGAAAAAAGATAAAGGAGATGGCAGAAAGGCTTGTGAAACTCTATGCTGAGAGAGAAATTACAAAGGGTTTTTCATTCAGCCCTGATTCTGAACTTCACAGAGAATTCGATGATTTTTTCCCTTACGTGGAAACCACTGATCAGCATAAGGCGATTGAAGAGATAAAGCTCGACATGGAGTTGGAAAAACCAATGGACAGGCTCTTGTGCGGTGATGTTGGTTATGGAAAAACAGAAGTTGCAATGCGGGCTGCATTCAAGGCAGTGTTTGACAATAAACAGGTTGCTCTGCTTGTGCCTACAACTCTTTTGTGCGAACAGCACTTCAGAACATTTACGCAGAGATTTGCTGCATTCCCTGTGAACATAGACTATCTGAGCAGGTTCAAGACAAAAAAAGACCAGAACGAGACAATAAAAAAAGTTACGAGCGGAGATGTGGACATACTTATCGGCACACATACATTACTGAAAAAAAATATGAATTTTATTAACCTTGGACTTCTTATAATTGATGAAGAACATAAATTTGGTGTTGCCCAAAAAGAAAAGATGAAGGAGATAAAAAAAGGCGTTGATGTGCTGATATTAAGCGCAACGCCGATACCCCGTACACTGAACATGGCGCTGTCAGGCATAAGGGGTATGAGTCTTATAGAAACGCCTCCTGAAGAAAGACTCGCTGTTAAGAGTATAGTCTCTGAATTCAGGGAAGATATTATCAGAGATGCTGTGGTGAGAGAACTTGAAAGAAAAGGACAGGTATTCTTTGTGCATAACAGGATAAGGGATATAGATAAAATCTACGGCAGTATAAATAAGCTTATTCCAGATGCAAGAATTTCTGTTGCCCATGCACAGATGCCTGAGAGACATTTGGAAAAAATAATGAAACAGTTTATTGCCAAAGAGATTGACATACTTGTCTCTACGGCTATTGTCGGATCAGGGCTTGATATATCAAATGCAAACACAATAATTATAAACATGGCTGACAGGATGGGTCTTGCAGATTTATATCAGCTCAGAGGCAGGGTTGGAAGAAGCAATGTAAAGGCATACGCTTATTTTCTTATTCCTGGAAAAAATATTATTACGAATGAGGCAAAAAAAAGACTCCAGGCTGTGCAGGATATGAGTTACCTTGGCGCTGGATTCAGGCTTGCAATGAAAGACCTGGAGATAAGAGGCGCTGGGAATTTTCTAGGCGCAGAGCAGTCAGGACACATTCATGCGGTCGGTTTTGATATGTATGTTGAGATGCTCGAAAATGCTGTATCAGAAATAAAAGGAATAAAGATTGAGGAAGAGATAGAGCCCCGCATGAGCCTTAGAGTGCCTGCATTCATAACAGAAGAATTTATAGAGGATGTAACACTGAGACTGAGCATTTACAGAAAGATTGCATCAGCAAAGAGGGAAGAAGATTTAAACAGTTTATTGGATGAAGTCAGGGACAGATTCGGGAAGCTGCCTGATCAGGTGAATAACTTATTCGATATTATGAGGCTGAAGATTGCTGCAAGACAACTAAGGGTTATTGATATGATTGAGGCTGGAGGTTTTATAAAAGTTATATTCTCGCAAGACACAAAAGTAGCTGTGAATAAGATACTCTCACTCCACAACATATACGGCAATAAAATAAAATTTTTAGAACAGGGATTTCAGATAAATGTCAAAAATCTTTCATGGGCTGAGATTTACTCAATGATAAAGAAAGTTCTGGAAAAACTATTGTAACTTTTATGTTAAAATAACTAAATTCAAATTTTAAAAGGATAGAGAAATATGAAAAAAGGACAGATTTTTTTGCTGATAGTTATGCTTTTGATATGTTCCTGTGCAACAAGCACTGAGAATGTTCAAAAGGCAACCTCTCATTACAAATTGGGTCTGGCCTATTTCAATGAAAATAATATGCAGTCTGCATTCATAGAGTTTCAGAATGCGCTTAAATACAATCCAGAGGATAAGGAAGTCCTGTACTCATTAGGTGTCATCTATCTGATTCACTATGAAGAATATGATAATGCCATAGAGTATTTTCGGAAAGCAATAAATGTCGACAGCAATTATTCAGAGGCATATAACAATCTCGGTTATGCATATATGATGAAAGGAAAGTATAAGGAAGCAGCGGATGTTTATAATAAAGCTGTTTCAAATAAAGTCTACCGCACACCTGAAAAGGCTTATTATAATCTTGGTCAAGTATATTACAGAATGGGGCAGTATGACGATTCTATCGAGGCATATAAAAATGCCCTGAAGAGAGCAGTTGATTTTTACCCTGCTTATTATGGTATTGCACTAAGCCAAAATGCAAAAGGCAAATACGGAGATTCATCAACAGCCATCACAAGGGCAATAGAGCTTGATCCAAATTATAAGGGCGACAGGAATAAGGCTATAGGTGATTTCCTGCAGAAGGAAAAAAAATCAAAAGGCGATGAGAAGAAAGATATCACTGATTATCTTGAAATTCTCAAATATTAGACTCCTGAAATTTTTTGCTTTTAATTCTTGAAATAATCTGTATAATATTTTTCTTGTGTTTTTAGTTTTTCTGCGTCTGGCAGAAAGTTAGATTCGGGGCGTAGCGCAGTCTGGCTAGCGCACCTGCCTTGGGAGCAGGGGGTCGGAGGTTCAAATCCTCTCGCCCCGACCAATAATAAATTTTTGCAAGATAAGCTTTATTGCTTTCACCTATATGAAGCTGCTTCAGCAGATTTTTTCTGAGGTGAATTCTAATGCAAGCTGGAATTAAAATCCGCTCAGAGGCCATATCTTGTAAAATATAAATAATTAAGGTGTGCGCCTGTAGCTCAGTCGGATAGAGCAACTGCCTTCTAAGCAGTGGGTCAGGGGTTCGAATCCCTTCAGGCGCGCCAATAAAAATTATCAAAAGCTAATGTAGAAACCAGTTATCAGTATTTGTTTGGGTTTGACGGAATATGGTTGTTTTTGTTTTACTAATAACTGGTTTTTATTAGTCGGTGGGTGTAGCTCAATGGCAGAGCACTGGATTGTGGTTCCAGCTGCTGGGGGTTCGAGTCCCCTCACTCACCCCATAATTCTGTGTAAATTAAAAGTTTAGGGTTGTGCATATATAACTTTAGACTTTTAATGCGCCTGTAGCTCAGTGGATTAGAGCATCGGCCTCCGAAGCCGAGGGTCGCCCGTTCAAGTCGGGTCAGGCGCACCAAAAAACGTTTAGGGCCGTTAGCTCAGTTGGTAGAGCAGCTGACTCTTAATCAGCGGGTCGCAGGTTCGAATCCTGCACGGCTCACTTTAAAGCAAAAGGCTTGCATCTAAAACTGCAAGCTTTTTTTATTTTTTTCATGTGATATAACTAATTTTAACTTGCATAAAATTTACTAAATTTAGTATAAATTGCAGTGGTCAGATTGCAGATAAATAAGATCTTTTCTTCCCTCACAGGAAAACTTGTCCTTGCTATAGGAACTCTCATGGTAGTCGGAACTGCAATATTCTGGTATTTTCTTATTAATTATCAAGAAAAGGAATCTATAAAAAGTTCTGTAAGCTACGGACGTTCATTCATGGGTTTTGTGGAAAAGAGCACGCAATATGGAATGCTTACAAATCAGAAACCTTTGATACAGCACACTATTGAGTCGATAAGCTCTGGAGAAGGAGTTAAAAGAATAAGGATATTTGAAGGAAAGGGCAAGATCGCATATTCATCAGATAAAGAAGAGATAGGCGCTGTATTTACAAAGGATGAATCAATGTGCATGTTCTGTCATTCAGAAACTAAAAAGCCATTAGAGATGCCTAACTGGTCTATAAAGAAAGACAGAGATGGAAAAAGATTCCTTAATATTGTGCAGCCTGTTTACAATCAGCAACCTTGTTATTCTGCAGCGTGCCATATACACAAAAAAAATACTACAATTCTTGGATTCATCGAGTCAGATATATCTCTGAATAGAATGGATACGGCAATAATGAGGCAGGAGATAGCAATGACGGCATACGTGCTTGTTTTTATCTGTGTGCTTTCTGTTGTCCTGTGGGCAATACTCTGGAGGCTTGTGCATAATCCATTAAATATGCTTACACAGGGAATGAAACGCGTATCTGCAGGTGAACTTGATTTTGTCCTTGATATAACAACAAAGGATGAAATCGGAGAGCTTGCTAATGTGTTTAATACAATGACTACAGATTTGTCAAAAGCCAAATTATTGATTATTGAGTGGGGAAATACACTTGAAAAAAAGGTCGCTGAAAAGACAAAGGAGATACAAAAGACTCAGGAGCAGCTTGTGCATTCTGAAAAACTTGCTTCACTTGGCAGAATGGCAGCAGGCGTTGCCCATGAAATAAACAGCCCGTTAACAGGCATAGTAACATTCGGACATCTTCTGCTTAAAAAATTCCCGCATGGAAGTCAGGAGAAAGATGATGTTGAGGTGATTATTGAACAGGCAAATAGATGCTCAAGCATAATAAAGGGATTGCTGGGTTTTTCAAGAGGAACGTATTCAGAGAAAACTATTGTCAATATTAATGATATTCTGAATACAACTTTGCATATGGTTAAGCATAGAATGGATTTTTTTGATATAAAACTTTTGGTTAATCTTGCTGATGCTCTGCCGCCTGTTAAGGCTGATGCATCACAGATACAACAGGTTTTTTTGAATATAATATTAAATGCTGCAGATGCCATGGAAGGAAAAGGCACTTTGACTATAAATACACGAAAGGTTGTTGAAACTGACGGGGTTTACGCTGAGATTGAATTTACTGATACAGGAAGCGGCATATCAGATAAAGATCTTGCAAAGCTTTTTGAGCCTTTTTTTACGACAAAACCAGTTGGCAAGGGTACTGGACTTGGGCTTGCAGTAAGCCATGGAATAATTCAGGACCACGGCGGAAGGATACATGTAAGAACTTCATTGGGAAAAGGGACAAGTTTCTTTGTCAGAATTCCAGTTCAAAAAGATGAGTTTTTGAGTTTAAAAAGCCCTAATAACAATAGAGGATAAATATGAGAAAGAAAAAAATTCTGGTAATCGATGATGAGGAGATAG
The nucleotide sequence above comes from Nitrospiraceae bacterium. Encoded proteins:
- the mfd gene encoding transcription-repair coupling factor, with translation MALFLALQEKPFVMVESNEEKARELYQDILFFRSINPSNIKNNIFFLPEPDNPETTGQRAELIYNLTKFDSVVLSKDALNANLWTPDELGEDALVLNLKYEISRDLFEKKLIRLGYKRVALVVENGEFSHKGWVFDIFPSSAKDPHRIEFFGDTIETIKTFDVSTQKSTDIDKELVIFPASEPDENSRYQITENRNYFYSDTDGLSDDIPENAVMLSQFSFAGEGIDAGLISMAGHGILHAERKTVYEFPDALKKISESNNVLIAASSHGQAERIKEILWEKEIIAPIISKEDAADYEGNILITIGELSSGFFINDLIVLTEKEIFGERQHFRPIKKSRVSELLNTLDDIEKGDFVVHKDHGIGKFLGIETHLLENYESDVMIIEYSGGDRLYLPLYGIEKIKKYHAEEDIFPKIDRLGGITWARTKERVRKKIKEMAERLVKLYAEREITKGFSFSPDSELHREFDDFFPYVETTDQHKAIEEIKLDMELEKPMDRLLCGDVGYGKTEVAMRAAFKAVFDNKQVALLVPTTLLCEQHFRTFTQRFAAFPVNIDYLSRFKTKKDQNETIKKVTSGDVDILIGTHTLLKKNMNFINLGLLIIDEEHKFGVAQKEKMKEIKKGVDVLILSATPIPRTLNMALSGIRGMSLIETPPEERLAVKSIVSEFREDIIRDAVVRELERKGQVFFVHNRIRDIDKIYGSINKLIPDARISVAHAQMPERHLEKIMKQFIAKEIDILVSTAIVGSGLDISNANTIIINMADRMGLADLYQLRGRVGRSNVKAYAYFLIPGKNIITNEAKKRLQAVQDMSYLGAGFRLAMKDLEIRGAGNFLGAEQSGHIHAVGFDMYVEMLENAVSEIKGIKIEEEIEPRMSLRVPAFITEEFIEDVTLRLSIYRKIASAKREEDLNSLLDEVRDRFGKLPDQVNNLFDIMRLKIAARQLRVIDMIEAGGFIKVIFSQDTKVAVNKILSLHNIYGNKIKFLEQGFQINVKNLSWAEIYSMIKKVLEKLL
- a CDS encoding tetratricopeptide repeat protein: MKKGQIFLLIVMLLICSCATSTENVQKATSHYKLGLAYFNENNMQSAFIEFQNALKYNPEDKEVLYSLGVIYLIHYEEYDNAIEYFRKAINVDSNYSEAYNNLGYAYMMKGKYKEAADVYNKAVSNKVYRTPEKAYYNLGQVYYRMGQYDDSIEAYKNALKRAVDFYPAYYGIALSQNAKGKYGDSSTAITRAIELDPNYKGDRNKAIGDFLQKEKKSKGDEKKDITDYLEILKY
- a CDS encoding HAMP domain-containing protein codes for the protein MQINKIFSSLTGKLVLAIGTLMVVGTAIFWYFLINYQEKESIKSSVSYGRSFMGFVEKSTQYGMLTNQKPLIQHTIESISSGEGVKRIRIFEGKGKIAYSSDKEEIGAVFTKDESMCMFCHSETKKPLEMPNWSIKKDRDGKRFLNIVQPVYNQQPCYSAACHIHKKNTTILGFIESDISLNRMDTAIMRQEIAMTAYVLVFICVLSVVLWAILWRLVHNPLNMLTQGMKRVSAGELDFVLDITTKDEIGELANVFNTMTTDLSKAKLLIIEWGNTLEKKVAEKTKEIQKTQEQLVHSEKLASLGRMAAGVAHEINSPLTGIVTFGHLLLKKFPHGSQEKDDVEVIIEQANRCSSIIKGLLGFSRGTYSEKTIVNINDILNTTLHMVKHRMDFFDIKLLVNLADALPPVKADASQIQQVFLNIILNAADAMEGKGTLTINTRKVVETDGVYAEIEFTDTGSGISDKDLAKLFEPFFTTKPVGKGTGLGLAVSHGIIQDHGGRIHVRTSLGKGTSFFVRIPVQKDEFLSLKSPNNNRG